A single genomic interval of Novosphingobium ginsenosidimutans harbors:
- a CDS encoding energy transducer TonB, whose amino-acid sequence MTYVDTINSNRRLGTLAMVGAIHVAAGYALVTGLAATIIPKIEPEIKTIFLPEPATPKPTPTVTPHGRPDTTTLVTPPPPDTRNPFDQPGPIELPPIGTGDRGLGIDEVTFPGPTPSPGPTFATKPARPKGNPGLWVTTNDYPQSAIRSEAEGVVKFRLSVGTNGKVIGCEVTGSSGTEALDQAACDKLMLRGKFEPASDSTGALVAGSYTGAVRWQLPRD is encoded by the coding sequence ATGACCTATGTCGATACCATCAATTCCAACCGCCGCCTGGGCACGCTGGCGATGGTCGGGGCAATTCATGTTGCCGCCGGTTATGCCCTGGTGACGGGGTTGGCCGCGACGATCATTCCCAAGATCGAACCGGAGATCAAAACGATCTTCCTGCCCGAGCCAGCGACGCCCAAACCGACTCCGACCGTCACCCCGCACGGCAGGCCGGACACGACCACGCTGGTAACGCCCCCGCCGCCCGACACGCGCAATCCCTTCGACCAGCCCGGGCCGATCGAACTTCCCCCGATCGGCACCGGCGACCGCGGCTTGGGAATCGATGAGGTCACCTTCCCCGGCCCCACCCCCTCGCCCGGCCCCACCTTCGCGACCAAGCCGGCGCGGCCCAAGGGCAATCCGGGCCTGTGGGTCACCACCAATGACTATCCGCAGAGCGCGATCCGGAGCGAGGCCGAAGGGGTCGTGAAGTTCCGACTGAGCGTCGGCACCAACGGCAAGGTCATCGGCTGCGAAGTGACCGGCTCCAGCGGTACCGAGGCGCTCGATCAGGCGGCCTGCGACAAGCTGATGCTGCGCGGCAAATTCGAACCTGCCAGCGACAGCACTGGCGCACTGGTGGCGGGCAGCTACACGGGCGCGGTACGCTGGCAGTTGCCTAGGGATTAG